The sequence below is a genomic window from Canis aureus isolate CA01 chromosome 11, VMU_Caureus_v.1.0, whole genome shotgun sequence.
ACAGTCAAGATTTCTGGTATCGCTGTTGCTTAAGCATCTGTCCGCAACTTGTGCAAGTTGCCACGTGGACCAGCCAGACTGGGTTTGACTGTGACCCCTCCCCGTGGGCCTCAGCATCTTACTGCCCCATGCAGCTGGACTGGCCAACGGTGACGGTCAGAGGATCCCACTGCCCCTCTGGTCAAGCCCCTTACTTCTCTGCTTTGAGCAGATGAGTGAAGTGGCTGCAGCTGGCACCTCCTGTGGGGGCGCAGCAGCAGTGGGCAGCTCCTCACAACCCCAGGGTTGGCATGAACCGGCAAGACAGGGAGTCACACCTCCATCAAGCTCAGCCAgggctcccaccccagggcctttgtatGTGCCACTCCCCCTAGCTAGGTGACCCCTTCCCTCGTCTCCTCCACAGCAGCTCCTCCAGCCAGCCTGGTCTGTGTCCCATCCACCCCAGCCCGTTTCTGTCCTGTTGCCTCCAGAACACAGCCCACAgctcttctgtgcttttttccctCCCCCAAAAACAACGATTAGAGGGGCCAGGTCTTCACATCCCCGGAACTTATGCCCAAGCCTAGCACAGTAGGGGCTCCCCTGACATCCATGGGTGGGGAGAATGCTGCAAACCCTAGAACACCTGGGGAGGGAGGTCCCCAAATTCTGCAAGGAGAAGCCTCTGCATCAGCTGCACCAGGGGGCTCCATAAACAGcattccccttccctcttctcacTGAAGCCCAAGCTCCTTGAGAAGCTGCAGGCACCTCCGGCCACATCTAACACCTACATGGTCAGGTGGGCAGTTCTATCCCGAGAGCTTAGGAGCAAGCTGGGGCTAGATGGTTAGGGaggacttcctggaagaggtgccTCTGGATCTGGCCTTGCCACTCCCCGGTTTGCCCTGGGTGGTTTTGGGATGGCCTGACCTTGCCCCAAGGGCCGGGTAGTCAGGCCCCAAGCCGTGAGGGGCGGGACCTGGAGAGCTGTGGCACAGGAGCCTGGTGGTGGCCAGGAGTACGCGGGACCTGGCCAGCCTGGCCGGAGGGAGGCATGTAGCTGCACATGCCAGATGGGCTTTCATGGGCTCTGGGGCTAGCGGAGGGCAGGCCCCGAAGAGGCAGCTGCAGAGGACGTGGGCACGGGGCTGGAGCAAGGgggggcccagcccagggctggcaTCTGAGACAGGGGAActgtggtggggcagggggacagtCAGAGCCCAAGTTCCAGAAAGAGGACCTGACTGGGTCTAGAAACAGCACTGGGCCCAGGTCTGGGGCAGGCTGGACCCTCACGGGGGTGCCCCTCATCtagccccttctttttttttttttttttttctttttcatctagcCCCTTCTCCCTGCAGGCCGCACTGTCCAGCGGGGAGTGCTGGATGAGCAAacctggggagggcaggcagcCCAGCTGTAAGACTGAAGGCCCAAAGGAAATAATCCCTAATGGTAGATTCAGGCACCAGGCACGACGAGAGAAGGCATAAACCTGATTGTGTTGGGCCAAACTTCACGACAGCAGGTGCAGGAAAGAGCCTGCAGGTGTGTGATCACGTACAGGTGCTTGCACACGCCcgccctctctccccctcccccttgagTCTCCAGCAAGGGGCCAGAGCCGGGCGGCAAACCCCAGAGAAGACCAGAGACCAGCTGGAAACATTTTATTGAGCTCTCCTCAGCCATCAAATCTATTCCAGCAGATTTTCTCTTCGCCCAGGGGCCTTCCCGACATGGGGGTGTggccagcaccccccccccccacccccgccgccagAGGAAGGCTCCAGGCTCCTTCCCTGccgggtggtggtggcagtggcagcaCCCAGGCCACCTCAGGGGCTGAGGCCAGGAGAGCGGCCCAGTCAGGCCTTGGCGCGGGCAGTTAACCAGTAACGACCCCCGAGGTATAATGAATTCATTTctcttacaaaaaagaaagaaaaaactagtATGAAACCTCAGTAGTGTCCCAGCACTCGgagtttaaatataaaaaaagggaTCAgcagaaaacagttaaaaaagacaacaaaaccaGCAAGGCCACCTCCAGGGTGGCGGTCGGGCGGGGGCGAGGCCAGCCCCGTCCCCAGCGGCTCCAGCTGGTATCACTGGAGGAGGCGGAGGCCCCAGCCTAgtagcagcaccagcagcagcagcagcgacaGCACCAGCCCGCGCCCCGGGTTGGGGGACACCTGTGGGATGAAGGGCGGGAGAGGTGAGACCTCCAGCCGGGGCCGGGGGTGCTCAGGTGCCCCCCACGTGTGCTCAGGGGCACGGGGTGAACCAGGGTGGCTGAGAGGGTGCTGGAGAGTGGGTCAGGGAGGCGGGGACACAGGAGCGTCTCCGGACAGCACAGCTCACAGGTGGGGACAGCACCCAGAAGCCAGAGCACAGGTGGGCCGGGGAGACGGCCCGGGAGGCGGCAGAGGAGAAGCCTACCCAGGCCGCCGTGGGCACCAGTGGGGGCTGAGCTAGGGTAAGGGACGGTCCCCGGTGCTGCTGGGACAGACAAGGAGGGTCGGGAAAGAGGCTCAGGAGAGGCACCTGCCGGGCAGAGGAGCGAGGATGGTTAGGGAGGCTCACGCGGGGCTGGTGAAGGTGCTcccggggggtgggtggggagccgGAGCATGGGTGTGGGAGCAAACACGCCTGAGAACTGGAGCatagggtggggggcagcccgggaggctcagcggtttagggccgccttcagcccagggcatgatcctgcaggccggggatcgagtcccgcatcgggctcccacacgcacggagcctgcttctccctctgcctgtgtgtctgcctctgtgtgtgtgtgtctctcattaataagtaaataaaatcttaaaaaaagaaaaaaagaaccggAGCATGGAGCTGATAAACCAGGGGTCTCCAAGCTGAAAACCGGGAGAAACGAGGGCAAGCAGGCACCACAAGACaacggggggcggggaggagcagtCTGTGGCACCCGAGGACATGCTCTGCGGGGCAGCAGCTCCGTGGCTGCAGGTGTCACCGCAGGCAGGCGGGTAAGTCAAGGTCACAGAGTTCACGGTTCATTTACCCTGTTCCGGAAGGTCAGGAAGCTCCAGATGCGGATGTTCTCCCTGAGGTTAGCAAGACCATCCAGGAAACTTCTAAGAACACCTCTCAGGCCTGTCTGGTTGTAGGTAAAAGCCAAGCTGTAAGACAAATGGGCAGGGAAGCAGGGCCATTACTGCAGGGAACAGGGGCGGAGATGGCCTTTATTTCAGGGGACCCCCGCGGGGAGAGGAGGGCGgcgtcccctcccccccacgccACTCTACCCCCTTCCCCGGGTGGATCCACCAGAGGTTCTCTCTCCACGGGCCATTTCTGGTCCTAATGCATctgatttcctgtttctttcccctACCCACCGGCCTACCGGGGGTTTTGGTCTTGGGTTCTGGAAAATGCTCCACTGCTCACCGGCCCAAGGACCTGCCGGTCCTCCCTCCGGAGGATCTTTGCTGTGATGGaggcccaggcaccccaacagaaGGCTGCCTCCCTGGGGACCAGGAGACCACAGTCGCTCTGGCTTAGGGGGAGGGTTTCCACATCCCCACCTTGAGAACCCAGAGATGCTGGCAAATGGTAGAAGTACACAGTGTGCTCAGGACAGATGCCTCCCGGCAGGACACACGGCTTCGCCAAGCTCACCACTTCCTACCAGCACTTTAAGTCAAGACCCTTTCGGAAAAGCACAGTCTTGGCTTgatgaagaggcagaggaaggcacTGGGTTGTGCTTAGTCTGTggcccaggggcaggggcggggcaggaggtggagggctgggggggcACCACCTGTACATGGCCATCCCGGGCAGCTCGCCAACGCGGGGAAGCATCCATCTCACTTCCATCTCGTCCCCGATGAAGGCCAGCCGCATGGCCACATCGTCGGGGTTGTTGctgtggggagggcacagggaatTAGGGGTGTGGCCGTGTGGTGACCCCCATACACAGGCCCACCTGGCCCACCCGGCCCCGGATTTGTGGGAGGCAAGGGGCGGCACAGAgcaaggtggggggcagggaaccTTCAcatgcccctcccctggcccccacTTTGCTCCAGAAAAAGCCAGCGAGGGCCCATCCCCAGGTGGGTTCCGTGTAGCGCAGGCCCCGCTtgtgggagggcagagacacagttagcGCCGCCGCTCCTCCAAGGAAAACCCAAAGCTGGAGAATCCTGGGAGAGGACATCCACCGGGAGGCTTGCCAGGAAAGATGACGAAGGTgggcggcggggctggggctcTGAGCCCCCACTGGGTCACTAGGACTGGCTTTCCCCGGGGCTCCACCTGCCAACCTGCCCTCCTCCTTGTGGGGAGGGATTCCAGGACCTGTTCCCTGCTCCCCCATCCTGAAACCACCTGTCACCCCCTCCAGTTCCCTCCTCTCACTGACCGGAATCCTGGATGGAAAGGAGGTACATGCCATCACACCTGATCTCCAAATCCagcatcctcccctcccctgccctcccctctggccGGCTTCAGCCCTGCTCTCAGGGGTTTGCCCACACATTGCATCTGGGAATttccaggctcccagctcagccccaGCCACCTGCCCAGTCTCCCCGGGGTCCCTGCTCTCCATCCCAGGGATGATGGAAGGTCGGGTGGGAGGCTGAGAAGGCCTGGCTGGCAATCaaggtcggggggtgggggggttgaggTCTCACCTCTGTCCCAGGCAGCCCCAACCCCCAGGTTGGGGACCTAATGACTAAGAGAATCCTGAGGCCTAAAGCAGAAGGGAAGCACCTGGGCCCGGTCCTGGGAAGATCCCCTCTCCGCCACCCCGACAGCCGGGCCAGGCACTGTGTGCCGAGTGGCTTCCTCAGGCTACTtctgattttctaaaattagaaCCATCTCATCAAGAGGCCTTGATGAGCTGATCACGGTCACCGAGGGGCAGGAGTCAGCCCGTCCTAAAGCCACGAGTTTGAGTCATTTTGGTggcagcgccaaggcccatcccggGAATATGCTGGACGCCGAGGGCCTCTGTGGGCTGCTCCCCGAGGGGCCGCCCCGCCCGGGCACAGGCCTCCTGGACCACGCCTGGGAATTTCCACCCTGGAGCCCTGCCCGGACAGCCCCGAAGGCTGCTCCCCTAAGTATACCCCCGAGCTCACTCACCAGAGATGGGGGCGGGTGGGGCACACAGAGTGTTACTGGGACCTACCTGTTAGGGGAGGGCCCAGGGTCATAATACTCCACGAGATCTGTCATGCCCGGAACCTCCAGAACTTCTGGGCCATGCTCCTGCAGGAAGGTGCTCAGAAAGAGGTTCCTGGAGAGGGGTCCTGAGTGAGACATTTCTTCTCTGGGGGAGAAAGACACAGACTGAACCCTTGTTCATTGAAGCTGGGActctcctgctcactctcccACATGCCTTGCAGCCGGTGGTGGGCGTGCGACCCCCAGTTCTGAGCCATGAGGTCTCAGAGCTCTGACgcgggaggaggaaagggagcagCCTCGCCCGGGCAGCTCTTCTCCCTCCTTGCTGCCTTCAACACAGGAGAGAGGGCTGGAGCGGCAGCAGCCACTTTATGACACCATGTTGGTGCTCAACATAAGGATAACCAACatgctgggtgcctgggtggctcagggggtgaggccgggggtcccaggatcaagtcccacactgggctccccacaaggagcctgcttctccctctgcctgtgtctctgcctctctctctctgtgtctctcatgaaaaaataaatttttctcttaaaaaaaaataaaataaaataaaagagggcCAGCCTgggtctctttaaaaaaaaaaaaaatttatttatgagagagaggcagagacacacgcagagggagaagcagactccatgcagagagccctatgtgggactcgatcccaggtttccaggatcacgccctgggccgaaggcggatgctcaaccgctaaaccacccaggtgtcccccactgagccacccaggtgtccctctgcctgtatctctacctctctgtctctctgtttctcataaataaataaaatctttaaaaaaattaaacaacatgccaaggacagaggagagagggacagagcctgcctctctgatGGCATTCTTAAACACTTGCAAAAATACATGCCACAGCCAGCCTAATTgtgcaggaaaaataaaacccaattcATTCAAATCACCCTTCATTGAGTTTCCAGTTCCTTGTAGCCAGAGGCCCTCCCATTACGACCATGGATTCCCACATCTTAAAGTGTCTACGTCCCCCCTTGGGATAGCCAGTGGGATCCCATGACCTCATTCACCACAATTCACCCCACATCGTAGGTCCGGAATATAATGGTGAAGAATGTGGAACTCAAGGACccgagttcaaatcccagctccgtCACTTCGTATCTGTGTGATGCTGAGGGATGGGACACCAACCCTTAGGGTCTTTGCACCTCAACTCCCCGTCTTACAATAATGTCCTGGGTTTTAAGAAATTTTCTAAGTCTTCACATTAGCCTGCTGGTTGCGGAGAGAACCCTCTTGCTAGCTTGTTGGGTCCCTAACCTTCCAGGTAGGTATTTAATTAAGACGACACTGGGGGCTTGGAGAAGCTCATGATTAAGCCAAGAAGGGACAGAGCCACGTGTCCCCGGTCCCCAGCCCAGCGTGGACGGTGTTCAGCCCTGAAGCGGATCAACTGTCGGCAGGACGTACACGGGCAGCCTCCAGGGGACCCCGAGTTTGGCAAGAGCACACACAACTTGCTTTCAGCATCAGGAGTGGGGACGGGAGGCCCAGGGCGGGGCGCAGGGTGGGCTCGTGGGCGCGCATCCCCCAGGTGTCTCGGGGCGAGTCTAGACAGGTTACTCTCAACACGCGGTCAGAGATGGACACGCTGTGATGTCCTGCGGGGCGCGGACAGGTATTTGAGGGTCTGGGCTCTCTGGCCTTGGGGAAAGGAAACCACAGAAGAACAGCGTTGTTCTAGAGATTGAGTGCCCAGAATGTGTGTCAAGGGGGCTGTTCTGGTTTCCTAAGGGAAAGCCAGGAGAGCCTCTGGTCTGTTCCAGGTGAGAGCCCAGCTTGAAAGGCAGCTCCAGCGGGAGCGAAGCCTGGAGAAATCAGACGTGTAAACACAGGCACGACCGCCACAAAGGGCCCGTGGCCTGACATATGCCACCTGCACCTGCCAGGGCAGCACCTTCCCCTGCGGGCTGACAGGAGCGGTCGGgtcctgggtgggggctggggggcgggtgCTGCCACCTGCTGACGGCACCTGCAGGCAAGGTGTGAGGGCACACAGGCCTGGGACCCagtgccccccccctcccccgctgccATCAGGCCAGCAGGCGCCCAATGGGGAGGACCAGGTGCTATTTCTAAGAACCCGAAAATGCTGCTAGCAGCTCAACAGCAGCTCAGGGACTGCTGAGTGCCCACTCCTGGTACACCTGTTCCAGGGAACACCAGGCAGCAGGCACAAGCTATGAGGTGTggggacccctggctggctcggtcggtGGAACACGAGACTcaatctcggggtcgtgagttcaagccctgcggtGGGCATtgtgcttcatttaaaaaaaaaaaaaaaaaagcaaaaaaaaagctATGAGGTGACTCTAGTTCCCTCTACAATGTAAAGCTCTTCaaccagactttttaaaaaaactagatcACAAAACTAGTCCGGTTGGAAGGCGCTCTGAGCCAGAGACAGCGAGGCTTGCTGGAAGTGGTGGACCCAGTCCCAGGGAGCCTCCTCCAGCCACACCCTGGCGCCGACCCCGGATTCAGCCAGCAGCCGGACTCCAGCGCTGCATGCTTAAAAAACCAGAGaaacagggcgcctgggtggctccgttggttaaacatctgccttcagttcagggtcctgggatcaagtcccacatcgggctccctgctcagtggatagtctgcttctccctctgtctgctgctccccctgcttgtgcactttctctgtgtcaaataaataaaattaaattaaatttaaaaaagagagaaaggagaacatTGGGGGGTGGCGGACAGCAGCACAAAAGGCAACTGACTCGTTAGATGGAGTCTCAACAACGTAGAGGAAGCATTTCAGAATAAAAGATGGGGAGCATTGggatacctggggggctcagcggctgagcgtctgccttcggcccagggtgtaatccaaGGATctaagatcgagtcctgcattgggctcctgcatgaacctgcttctccctctgcctgtgtctctgcactccccacccccttgtctctcatgaataaataaaatcttaaaaaaaaaaaaaaagatggggaacATTGAGGCCGCCGAAGAAAACGTGATCATTCCAGTGACACAGGAGACGGAAGATTTCTAGCAAACATGAAATGAACCTCTATGCAGAACCACCTCTTGGAACCACCAAGAGGTTCAAGGTTGCTGGACACCAgatcaacatatgaaaatcaataccCACAAGGCAACCAGAAAATACAGCAGCAGATAGATACCTATTTACAGACACATAAGGCTTTTAGGAAGGAaacgtgatttaaaaaaaaaaaaaagaaaagaaaagaaaaaaagagtcgGGGGGGGCAGAGCTTAAAACTTtcatggagagggagaaggacgcctgggtggctcagtggttgagcatctgccttcggcccagggcgtgatcttggagacccgggattgagtcccacaacgggctccctgcaaggagcctgcttctccctctgcctgtgtctctgcctttctctctgtctctcatgaataaataaaatctaaaaaaacaaaaaaacaaaaacaaaaaaaacacaaaaactttcACGGAGAAAAACTAAGAACTCCACTGAAGGGCATAAAGAACCCAGATACCTGGAACCAGCTTTCACAGACGAGATATTTTAACGCTGCAAGGTTGTGAGCACTCTGCCTGTGTAAGGATTGTGACCCAAGGAGCCTCTAGCCGCTGCCAGGCCCCAGGGAGCTTGGTGTCCATGCAAATGACAATTTCCCAGGAAAAGCAGTCCCAGCCCTCATTTGCatgggcccccagccccccttcccctcctcaccACGCCCCAGCAAGGGGCTGCTCTCTTCCCAGAGGCTCCTGTGCACTCCCACGGAAACCCCTGCCTCACCGCAGCTAAGGGGCCACAGTGGGACTTCAGTGGGCATGTggcctctgagcctcactttgacccaCTGTCCCCACATCCCTCAGCCTCCAGCAGACACTCCCAGAATCCCTGGGCACCAAGTGGGAATGCGGCCCATGAGCCCTACAGGGGCATGCGCCTGACCAGGGACAGTGACCACTG
It includes:
- the BIK gene encoding bcl-2-interacting killer isoform X2; the encoded protein is MPVTYPKFHKAVGREEMSHSGPLSRNLFLSTFLQEHGPEVLEVPGMTDLVEYYDPGPSPNSNNPDDVAMRLAFIGDEMEVRWMLPRVGELPGMAMYSLAFTYNQTGLRGVLRSFLDGLANLRENIRIWSFLTFRNRVSPNPGRGLVLSLLLLLVLLLGWGLRLLQ
- the BIK gene encoding bcl-2-interacting killer isoform X1; the protein is MRDKGVGSAETQAEGEAGSCRSPMQDSILDPWITPWAEGRRSAAEPPREEMSHSGPLSRNLFLSTFLQEHGPEVLEVPGMTDLVEYYDPGPSPNSNNPDDVAMRLAFIGDEMEVRWMLPRVGELPGMAMYSLAFTYNQTGLRGVLRSFLDGLANLRENIRIWSFLTFRNRVSPNPGRGLVLSLLLLLVLLLGWGLRLLQ
- the BIK gene encoding bcl-2-interacting killer isoform X3, whose protein sequence is MSHSGPLSRNLFLSTFLQEHGPEVLEVPGMTDLVEYYDPGPSPNSNNPDDVAMRLAFIGDEMEVRWMLPRVGELPGMAMYSLAFTYNQTGLRGVLRSFLDGLANLRENIRIWSFLTFRNRVSPNPGRGLVLSLLLLLVLLLGWGLRLLQ